ACCGCAGGCGGCGACCCCGTGCACCTTATGAACGACATCCCCGCCACCCTGGCCGCCATCTCGGCCGGCGCGGTCTTTATGGGGGCCAATACCTACATCGGCAACGCCCCCAACTTTATGGTCCGCTCCATTGCCGAAAACCAGGGCGTGCGCATGCCCAGCTTCTTCGGCTATATGGCCTGGTCCGTCGGCATCCTGATCCCCTCGTTCTTGCTGATCACCTGGCTGTTCTTTTAAGGCCTTTTACCCTTGAAACGCCCTGGCGGCCGCATGAGCAGCCGCCAGGGCATGCTCCGGAATGCGCTCTTGCCCCTGGGAACCCCGCCTTCTCAGGGGCAAGAGGCCCCCAAAAACACGCGCAGGGGGCGAAACAGCCATTGCGCACAACTGCGGACAAGGTTATCCTGACGGACTACACTTTTATTTACAGGAAAATCATGACCGCATCTTTTGAAGACCTGGGCTTGTCCCAGGATTTGCTCAGCGCCGTAAAAGAACTGGGCTTTGAAGAGCCCTCCCCCATCCAGCTTCTGGCCATCCCCCCCCTGCTGGAAGGCTGCGACGCCGTGGGGCAGGCCCAGACCGGCACCGGCAAAACCGCCGCCTTCGGCCTGCCGCTGCTGGAAAAACTTGTTCCGGAAAAAATCGTGCAGGCCCTGGTGCTGTGCCCGACGCGCGAGCTGACCATTCAGGTGGCCACGGAACTTATCCGCCTGGCCGCAAAAAAACGCGGCGTTTCCATTTTGCCCATTTACGGCGGCCAATCCATTGAACGACAATTCCGGGCGCTGGAAAAAGGCGTGCAGGTGGTCGTCGGCACACCGGGCAGGCTTCTTGATCACCTGCGGCGCGGCACGCTGCGGCTTTCGGCGGTAGCCATGACCGTACTGGACGAAGCCGACGAAATGCTGGACATGGGCTTTCGCGAAGATATCGAAACCATTCTTGAGCAAACCCCGGCCCTCTGTCAGCGCGTGCTGTTTTCCGCCACCATGCCGCCGCCCATCCGCGAGCTGAGCAAGCGCTTTCTGCGCGATCCCCAGATGCTGACCATCACGCACAAAATGCTGACCACCCCCGCCATTGCGCAGGTCTACTATGAGGTGCGCCCGTACCAGAAAGTAGACGCGCTGTGCCGCGTTCTGGATTCCCAGGGCTTTCGCAAAGCCCTGGTTTTCTGCTCCACCAAGCGCAGCGTGGATGAGGTAAGCACGCATTTGCAGCAGCGCGGCTACCAGGCCGACGCCCTGCACGGCGATCTGGCCCAGGCGCAGCGGGACCGGGTGATGCAGCGTTTTCGCACGGAAGGCGTCGATATCCTGGTGGCCACCGACGTGGCCGCCAGAGGCATAGACGTGGACGATGTGGACGCCGTGATCAATTACGACATGCCGCATGACGTGGAAAAATATGTGCACCGCATCGGCCGCACCGGCAGAGCAGGCAGG
This window of the Desulfovibrio legallii genome carries:
- a CDS encoding DEAD/DEAH box helicase, which codes for MTASFEDLGLSQDLLSAVKELGFEEPSPIQLLAIPPLLEGCDAVGQAQTGTGKTAAFGLPLLEKLVPEKIVQALVLCPTRELTIQVATELIRLAAKKRGVSILPIYGGQSIERQFRALEKGVQVVVGTPGRLLDHLRRGTLRLSAVAMTVLDEADEMLDMGFREDIETILEQTPALCQRVLFSATMPPPIRELSKRFLRDPQMLTITHKMLTTPAIAQVYYEVRPYQKVDALCRVLDSQGFRKALVFCSTKRSVDEVSTHLQQRGYQADALHGDLAQAQRDRVMQRFRTEGVDILVATDVAARGIDVDDVDAVINYDMPHDVEKYVHRIGRTGRAGRDGKAFTFVTVRDRCKLRDIIRYTGARITQGRLPTLQDVDNLRLTRLLEEVLHAVKEDPLERWLAVLENFTAEHFPQGEAAHREISAALLKLLLQKTFGDQNAAGEDIFAEPRSARRPNDVQDREDRPEGKRQRGPRNAGPMRKLQLNVGHAHRVAPGQVVGAITGECGIPSSAIGAISIQPHCSLVEIAEDVADDVLAVLQKGVFICGIRVTARADSGKGTMTPTRKRFAGARRQHPGKFGKKMRTGKEATRDEKTPRQ